One genomic region from Pseudomonas hormoni encodes:
- the ilvD gene encoding dihydroxy-acid dehydratase has protein sequence MSDKDNLRKYSSQVVDGVERAPGRSMLRAVGFTDEDFKKPQIGIASTWAMVTPCNMHIDKLAIEAEKGANAAGAKGVIFNTITISDGIANGTEGMKYSLVSREVIADSIEVVAGCEGFDGLVTVGGCDKNMPGCLIGMARLNRPSIFVYGGTIRPGAGHTDIISVFEAVGQNARGDINEIQVKQIEEVAIPGPGSCGGMYTANTMASAIEALGMSLPGSSSQDAVGSDKASDSFRAGQQVMELLKLDLKPRDIMTRKAFENAIRVVIALAGSTNAVLHLLAMAHAVDVELTLDDFVELGKVSPVVADLRPSGQYMMSELVAIGGIQPLMKRMLAAGMLHGDAMTVTGKTLAENLENVVDYPEGQDVILPFDRPVKKDSHLVVLRGNLSPTGAVAKITGKEGLRFEGTARVYHGEEGALAGILNGEVKAGDVIVIRYEGPKGGPGMREMLSPTSAVMGKGLGKDVALITDGRFSGGSHGFVVGHITPEAFDGGPIALIEDGDKITIDAQSWQITVDVSDAELAERKTRWVRPESKYKRGVLAKYAKTVSSASEGAVTDKYL, from the coding sequence ATGAGCGACAAAGACAACCTGCGCAAATATTCCTCCCAAGTGGTCGACGGCGTGGAGCGCGCGCCCGGTCGCTCGATGTTGCGGGCCGTGGGTTTCACCGACGAGGACTTCAAGAAGCCGCAGATCGGCATCGCCTCGACCTGGGCGATGGTCACGCCGTGCAACATGCACATCGACAAGCTGGCGATAGAGGCTGAAAAAGGCGCGAATGCCGCCGGGGCCAAGGGCGTGATTTTCAACACCATCACCATTTCCGACGGCATCGCCAACGGCACCGAAGGCATGAAGTATTCGCTGGTGTCGCGGGAGGTGATTGCCGACTCCATCGAGGTGGTGGCCGGTTGCGAAGGCTTTGACGGTCTGGTGACGGTGGGCGGCTGTGACAAGAACATGCCGGGCTGCCTGATCGGCATGGCGCGGCTGAACCGCCCTTCCATCTTCGTTTATGGCGGGACGATTCGGCCCGGCGCCGGCCACACCGACATCATTTCCGTGTTCGAAGCCGTGGGACAGAATGCGCGCGGTGACATCAACGAAATCCAGGTCAAGCAGATCGAGGAAGTGGCGATTCCCGGCCCCGGTTCCTGCGGCGGGATGTACACCGCCAACACCATGGCTTCGGCCATTGAAGCACTGGGCATGAGCCTGCCCGGTTCCAGCTCTCAGGACGCCGTCGGCAGCGACAAGGCCTCGGATAGTTTCCGCGCCGGACAGCAGGTCATGGAGCTACTGAAGCTGGACCTCAAACCGCGGGACATCATGACCCGCAAAGCCTTCGAAAACGCGATCCGCGTGGTGATCGCCCTCGCCGGCTCGACCAATGCGGTGCTGCATCTGCTGGCGATGGCGCACGCGGTGGATGTCGAGCTGACGCTGGATGATTTTGTCGAGCTGGGCAAGGTGTCGCCGGTGGTGGCCGACCTGCGCCCCAGCGGCCAATACATGATGAGCGAGCTGGTCGCCATCGGCGGCATTCAACCGCTGATGAAGCGCATGCTCGCGGCCGGCATGTTGCATGGCGATGCAATGACGGTGACCGGCAAGACCCTCGCGGAAAACCTCGAAAACGTGGTGGACTACCCTGAAGGCCAGGACGTGATCCTGCCCTTCGATCGGCCGGTCAAAAAGGACTCGCACCTTGTTGTGCTGCGCGGCAACCTTTCGCCGACTGGTGCGGTGGCCAAGATCACCGGTAAGGAAGGCCTGCGTTTTGAAGGGACGGCGCGGGTCTATCACGGTGAAGAAGGCGCGTTGGCCGGCATTCTCAACGGCGAAGTGAAAGCGGGTGACGTGATTGTGATCCGTTACGAAGGCCCCAAGGGCGGCCCGGGCATGCGCGAGATGCTCTCGCCGACGTCGGCGGTCATGGGCAAAGGCTTGGGCAAGGACGTTGCGCTGATCACTGATGGCCGTTTTTCCGGTGGCTCCCACGGTTTCGTAGTGGGGCACATCACGCCGGAAGCCTTTGATGGCGGGCCGATTGCGTTGATCGAAGACGGAGACAAAATCACCATCGATGCGCAAAGCTGGCAGATCACGGTCGATGTTTCCGATGCTGAACTGGCCGAGCGCAAGACCCGCTGGGTGCGGCCGGAATCGAAGTACAAACGCGGGGTGTTGGCGAAGTATGCGAAGACGGTGTCGAGTGCTTCGGAGGGGGCTGTGACGGATAAGTATCTTTAG
- the mqo gene encoding malate dehydrogenase (quinone) — MFKKMNTALLGLALSMGITSVHAEEAKKVDVLLIGGGIMSATLGVWLNELEPGTSMEMIERLDGVALESSNGWNNAGTGHSALAELNYTPEDEKGNVSIPKAVEINEAFQISRQFWAWQVQQGVLKNPRSFINSTPHMSFVWGDDNIKFLKKRYEALQASPLFAGMQYSEDPAVIKKWVPLMMEGRDPNQKIAATWSPIGTDVNFGEITRQFVAHLQTTPKFDLKLSSEVQDITKNEDGTWRVSYKNLKDGSKSETDAKFVFIGAGGGALHLLQKSGIPEAKEYAGFPVGGSFLVTENPTIAEQHLAKAYGKASVGAPPMSVPHLDTRVLDGKRVILFGPFATFSTKFLKEGSYLDLLTTTTTHNVWPMTKVGIKEYPLVEYLAGQLMLSDEDRLNALKEYFPNAKAEDWRLWQAGQRVQIIKRDEAAGGVLKLGTEIVASADGSIAGLLGASPGASTAAPIMLTVLQKVFKDKVASPAWQEKLHQIVPSYGTQLNGSPAKVAEEWAYTAKVLQLTPPPAIGQVAAPAAAPAEAPKAPKANAASDMAL, encoded by the coding sequence ATGTTTAAGAAAATGAACACAGCCCTGCTGGGGCTGGCTTTGTCGATGGGGATCACGTCCGTTCACGCGGAAGAGGCAAAGAAAGTCGATGTATTGCTCATCGGCGGCGGCATCATGAGCGCGACCCTGGGTGTCTGGCTCAATGAGCTGGAACCTGGCACTTCGATGGAAATGATCGAGCGCCTCGACGGCGTCGCCCTGGAAAGCTCCAATGGCTGGAACAACGCCGGTACCGGTCACTCCGCCCTGGCCGAGTTGAACTACACCCCGGAAGACGAGAAGGGCAACGTCTCGATCCCGAAAGCCGTTGAAATCAACGAAGCGTTCCAGATTTCCCGTCAGTTCTGGGCCTGGCAGGTTCAGCAAGGCGTGCTGAAAAACCCGCGTTCGTTCATCAACTCCACGCCGCACATGAGCTTTGTGTGGGGCGACGACAACATCAAGTTCCTGAAGAAGCGCTACGAAGCGCTGCAGGCGAGCCCGCTGTTTGCCGGCATGCAGTATTCGGAAGACCCGGCTGTGATCAAGAAGTGGGTTCCGCTGATGATGGAAGGGCGCGACCCGAACCAGAAAATCGCGGCCACCTGGTCCCCGATCGGCACCGACGTGAACTTCGGCGAAATCACCCGCCAGTTCGTTGCGCACCTGCAAACCACCCCGAAATTCGACTTGAAACTGTCTAGCGAAGTGCAAGACATCACCAAGAACGAAGACGGCACCTGGCGCGTCAGCTACAAAAACCTGAAAGACGGCAGCAAATCCGAAACCGACGCCAAGTTCGTGTTCATCGGCGCGGGCGGCGGTGCCCTGCACCTGCTGCAGAAGTCCGGCATTCCTGAAGCCAAGGAATACGCAGGCTTCCCGGTTGGCGGCTCGTTCCTCGTGACCGAGAACCCGACCATCGCCGAGCAACACCTGGCCAAGGCGTACGGCAAAGCCTCCGTTGGCGCTCCACCGATGTCGGTTCCGCACCTGGACACCCGTGTCCTGGACGGCAAGCGCGTCATCTTGTTTGGCCCATTCGCGACCTTCAGCACCAAGTTCCTCAAGGAAGGCTCGTACCTGGACCTGCTGACCACCACCACCACGCACAACGTGTGGCCAATGACCAAGGTCGGCATCAAGGAATACCCGCTGGTCGAGTACCTTGCAGGCCAACTGATGCTGTCGGATGAAGACCGCCTCAACGCCCTGAAAGAATACTTCCCGAACGCCAAGGCTGAAGACTGGCGCCTGTGGCAAGCCGGCCAGCGCGTGCAAATCATCAAGCGTGATGAAGCGGCCGGTGGCGTGCTGAAACTGGGTACCGAAATCGTTGCTTCCGCTGACGGCTCCATCGCCGGTCTGCTGGGCGCTTCGCCGGGTGCCTCGACTGCTGCGCCGATCATGCTGACCGTGCTGCAGAAAGTGTTCAAGGACAAGGTCGCTTCGCCTGCCTGGCAGGAAAAGCTGCACCAGATCGTGCCGAGCTATGGCACTCAGCTGAACGGCAGCCCTGCAAAAGTGGCTGAGGAGTGGGCCTACACCGCCAAGGTGCTGCAACTGACTCCGCCACCGGCGATCGGTCAGGTGGCGGCTCCGGCTGCCGCCCCGGCTGAAGCGCCTAAAGCGCCGAAAGCTAACGCTGCCAGCGATATGGCTCTGTAA
- a CDS encoding DUF72 domain-containing protein: protein MNKVNQIYIGCAGWNLPVDYWPQFPADGTHLQRYASQLTAVEINSSFYRPHRPKTYMRWAQSVPAAFRFSVKMPKLITHVQRLQGCELLLDEFLAQCTALGDSLGCVLVQLPPSLAYEEGIASAFFRALRQRYAGPVVVEPRHASWLGAEGLLIEQKIGRVAADPSAMTGGDRPGGWPGIHYWRWHGSPRMYHSDYAPGRLEMLARHLHNAEQAGVVSWCIFDNTASGFAVGNALTLKALLGGNYRMS, encoded by the coding sequence TTGAACAAGGTGAATCAGATTTACATCGGTTGCGCCGGTTGGAACCTGCCTGTCGACTATTGGCCGCAGTTTCCTGCCGATGGCACGCACTTGCAGCGGTATGCGTCGCAATTGACGGCCGTTGAAATCAACAGCTCGTTTTATCGCCCGCATCGGCCGAAAACCTATATGCGCTGGGCGCAGTCGGTGCCGGCCGCCTTTCGTTTTTCGGTGAAGATGCCCAAGCTCATCACCCATGTTCAACGCCTGCAGGGCTGTGAGCTATTGCTGGACGAATTTCTGGCCCAGTGCACAGCGCTGGGTGATTCTTTGGGTTGCGTTCTGGTGCAGTTGCCACCGTCGCTGGCTTACGAGGAAGGCATCGCTTCGGCGTTTTTCAGGGCGTTGCGCCAGCGTTATGCGGGGCCGGTGGTGGTTGAACCCCGGCATGCAAGCTGGCTGGGCGCCGAAGGCTTGTTGATCGAGCAGAAAATCGGCCGGGTGGCGGCCGATCCATCCGCCATGACCGGTGGCGACAGGCCAGGTGGTTGGCCGGGGATCCATTACTGGCGCTGGCACGGTTCACCGCGCATGTATCACAGTGATTACGCCCCAGGCCGACTGGAAATGCTGGCGCGGCACCTGCACAACGCGGAGCAGGCGGGCGTTGTCAGCTGGTGCATCTTTGATAACACCGCCAGTGGTTTTGCGGTGGGCAATGCGCTGACGCTGAAAGCATTGCTGGGCGGAAATTACCGCATGTCGTAA
- a CDS encoding NACHT domain-containing protein, whose protein sequence is MTKHSDAFIDLDRTFSQIPLDADASDDVDLSGRHSRHGELRWPDLLTHNRVILLSEAGSGKTAEIRNVACQLRSQGKNSFFLRIENVTSDLEDAFEVGTFDEFESWLDSGTEGWLLMDSVDEARLNDPKDFERAIRKLGRLTQNIVAQAHIIITGRSTAWRAKTDLEICEKAFAFGPVARQAPSTTTDGFEDVVQTVPYKTEPDTSFLLVTLDDIHDEQIDRFLNATGVQDIKAFRAAVERKEAWSLTTRPLDFLELVDFWLEHHRIGSRLELMRSSINRRLEERDQDRAESRPIAPDRLREGVRLIAAATTLGQTSAIRVPDGETNKSGIPIRDVLTDWNDTESAALLNRPIFEPGIYGTVRFHHRTVREYLTAEWLHELICGAGSRVKIENLFFRTQYGLEVINPSMRPVLPWLALLDDRICTRLEEVAPEVFFEGGDPGQLPLSTRRRVLRKACEHLAQPAHSWTMTDYSAVQRFAHHDLTEDIKELLTLYRSNDDIAWFLLRMVWQGEVVGALAETKQFALDAKHKHTRLAAIRAVIDLGTAQDIAEVRLALLVGDSKVNREWLAELLDGLALDSQWLPWLLQAIERSAKKERYSGRDALALKLSSLAMDCPLENLPAIICGLGVLLDKPPTEQHGFSAISKRYGWLAEIAGMAVLRLLQARDPFALDDSALAILSKLAQAHIYDERDTRELGEKLREIVPTWPELDYKLFWYDVGLARNGRVHRGEPVIHVWQLLGFRPFWSLNRQNFSLACDNIASLTNMHDRLMALSLAFNIYTQHDKPSSWEIQLRQATEFQDELLEKLEILLNPPERKVEEWEIQQAQWKEEAAQRKAEETEHRRSWQEGLAADVALINSPQPSVMTRSQSYLMERMREGSSSSNTWSSGNWQSLITEFGLPVAQAFRTGAVNFWRGYCPTLPSEGAPANSTPYQVIFGLTGLAIEAKEEPSSFSQMSADDVKYAARYGLLELNGFPEWLPRLFELHPRVIQEVVLREINYEMDAPRLELGGNWVLQRLRWGGGWMYEELAAPLMPRLTQHISDLESLQLVLSIVQESSVADELLAELACKRAVEEVNSEIAPTWYAVWVGVEPALAIPALVARIDSLSSDEEKTTFAMLCLIAIVGSRTASRCRQKYKTVEHVKSLYLLMHTYIRIAEDIDRAGKGVYSPGLRDDAQNARDGLLAFIRETPGKESFLALQEIAQAHPAERLRPWSAFYAQQKATADSQTPPWEPSKVVEFHKSLESTPSTNRDLWNLAIDRLLDLKHDLEDSDSSYAEILLQTNQETSIRKFIGKWLRDHAAGRYVVPQEEQLADDKRPDYRFQNSQYYAPVPVELKLSQNWSGPGHFERLENQLCGDYLRDISSSCGIFLLVNHGGQAAWETPTKGRVGFNDLVIALQEHWLAIASKFPNVEDIKVIGIDLTKRGGAAAIKAIEANQVAADQSDGE, encoded by the coding sequence ATGACCAAGCACTCGGACGCCTTCATTGACCTTGATCGCACCTTCTCCCAAATCCCTCTTGATGCTGATGCGTCTGACGATGTCGACCTAAGCGGTAGGCATAGCCGGCATGGAGAGCTCCGCTGGCCTGACTTGCTAACTCATAATCGGGTGATACTGCTGTCCGAGGCGGGATCAGGTAAAACCGCTGAGATCCGAAACGTCGCTTGCCAGCTCCGGAGCCAAGGAAAAAATTCATTCTTTCTTCGTATTGAGAACGTAACTTCAGACTTGGAGGACGCCTTCGAGGTGGGGACGTTTGATGAGTTCGAGAGCTGGCTCGATTCAGGCACCGAGGGCTGGCTGCTGATGGATTCAGTCGACGAGGCTCGGTTAAATGATCCGAAAGATTTCGAGCGCGCAATCCGAAAACTTGGCCGATTGACCCAAAACATTGTGGCCCAGGCGCACATAATCATCACTGGACGAAGCACAGCATGGCGCGCAAAGACAGATCTTGAGATCTGTGAAAAGGCTTTTGCGTTTGGGCCCGTAGCTCGGCAAGCTCCTTCCACAACAACAGATGGTTTTGAGGACGTTGTGCAAACGGTTCCATACAAAACGGAGCCAGATACGTCGTTCCTCCTGGTGACGTTGGACGACATCCATGACGAGCAGATTGATCGCTTCTTAAATGCCACTGGCGTCCAAGACATCAAAGCGTTTCGAGCCGCAGTTGAGCGCAAGGAAGCATGGTCGTTAACCACGCGCCCCTTGGACTTTCTGGAACTCGTCGACTTTTGGCTCGAGCACCATCGAATAGGCTCGCGCTTGGAGCTCATGAGAAGCAGCATTAATCGCCGCCTTGAAGAGCGTGATCAAGATCGTGCCGAATCTAGACCCATTGCTCCAGATAGGCTCAGAGAAGGCGTACGCTTAATTGCAGCAGCAACAACATTAGGGCAAACGTCTGCGATCCGCGTCCCTGATGGTGAGACGAATAAAAGTGGGATTCCCATTCGCGACGTTCTGACGGATTGGAATGACACAGAATCAGCAGCCTTGCTGAATCGACCAATTTTCGAGCCGGGCATCTATGGAACGGTTCGTTTCCACCATCGTACTGTCCGAGAATACCTAACAGCGGAATGGCTCCACGAACTCATCTGTGGCGCAGGTTCGCGGGTCAAAATCGAGAACTTGTTCTTCCGTACACAATATGGGCTGGAGGTTATCAATCCTTCAATGCGTCCAGTTCTACCTTGGTTAGCGCTGTTGGATGATCGCATTTGTACACGGCTGGAGGAGGTTGCTCCGGAGGTATTTTTTGAGGGCGGCGATCCTGGGCAGCTCCCGCTGAGTACACGCCGTAGAGTGCTGCGCAAGGCGTGCGAGCACTTGGCTCAGCCGGCTCACAGCTGGACGATGACTGACTATTCAGCCGTACAGCGATTCGCGCACCACGATCTCACTGAAGACATCAAAGAACTACTGACGCTTTACCGTAGCAACGATGACATCGCTTGGTTCCTTTTAAGAATGGTATGGCAGGGCGAGGTGGTGGGTGCACTTGCAGAGACTAAGCAATTTGCCCTAGATGCTAAGCACAAACATACTCGTTTGGCAGCAATCCGAGCTGTTATCGATCTGGGGACGGCCCAAGATATAGCCGAAGTGCGCCTGGCGCTGCTGGTAGGAGACTCCAAGGTTAACCGGGAATGGTTAGCTGAGCTGCTTGATGGGCTTGCGCTCGATAGTCAATGGCTACCTTGGCTGCTACAGGCAATCGAGAGAAGCGCGAAGAAGGAGCGCTATAGCGGTAGGGATGCCCTGGCTTTGAAGCTTTCTTCCCTGGCAATGGATTGTCCGCTAGAAAACTTGCCAGCCATCATATGCGGACTCGGTGTGCTTTTAGACAAGCCTCCAACTGAACAGCACGGTTTCAGCGCTATCTCTAAGAGGTACGGCTGGCTAGCCGAGATAGCTGGTATGGCAGTGCTCCGTTTGCTCCAGGCACGAGACCCGTTTGCGCTTGATGACTCGGCCCTCGCGATTCTGAGCAAGCTGGCCCAAGCGCACATTTACGATGAGCGAGATACTCGAGAGCTCGGAGAAAAACTCCGGGAGATCGTGCCTACTTGGCCGGAGCTTGACTACAAGCTGTTCTGGTATGACGTTGGACTAGCTCGTAACGGTCGAGTGCATCGCGGTGAACCTGTAATTCACGTCTGGCAGCTGCTTGGTTTCCGGCCATTCTGGTCGCTGAATAGGCAAAACTTCAGCCTCGCCTGCGACAACATCGCTAGCCTCACGAACATGCATGATCGGCTGATGGCGCTGAGTCTGGCTTTCAACATTTACACGCAGCATGACAAACCATCCTCTTGGGAGATTCAGCTCAGGCAAGCAACTGAGTTTCAAGACGAGCTTCTCGAGAAGCTTGAGATTTTGTTAAATCCACCGGAGCGAAAAGTTGAGGAGTGGGAGATCCAGCAGGCTCAGTGGAAAGAGGAAGCAGCCCAACGGAAAGCTGAAGAAACAGAGCATCGTCGCTCTTGGCAGGAGGGGCTCGCCGCCGATGTGGCCCTGATAAATAGCCCCCAGCCAAGCGTAATGACTCGAAGCCAATCTTACCTAATGGAACGCATGCGTGAAGGCTCATCGTCGTCAAATACTTGGAGCAGCGGCAATTGGCAGTCGCTTATAACTGAGTTCGGCCTGCCAGTTGCCCAAGCGTTTCGTACCGGCGCTGTTAATTTCTGGCGGGGCTATTGCCCGACTCTGCCATCCGAGGGGGCTCCTGCCAATTCGACCCCATACCAGGTGATTTTTGGCTTGACTGGGCTCGCTATTGAAGCGAAAGAGGAGCCATCGAGCTTCTCGCAGATGTCAGCTGATGACGTTAAGTACGCAGCTCGCTATGGGTTGCTTGAGCTGAACGGCTTTCCGGAGTGGCTTCCCAGGCTTTTCGAGCTACACCCGCGTGTTATCCAAGAAGTCGTACTGCGTGAAATCAATTACGAGATGGATGCGCCACGTTTGGAGTTAGGCGGTAATTGGGTGTTACAGAGACTGCGTTGGGGTGGGGGCTGGATGTACGAGGAGCTTGCTGCTCCGCTCATGCCTCGGCTGACACAGCACATAAGCGACCTTGAGTCGCTCCAGCTCGTGCTAAGCATTGTGCAGGAGTCATCGGTCGCTGATGAGTTACTGGCCGAGCTCGCCTGCAAGCGTGCCGTAGAAGAAGTCAATTCGGAGATTGCGCCGACTTGGTATGCCGTGTGGGTTGGAGTGGAGCCGGCACTTGCTATCCCGGCATTAGTAGCTCGCATCGACTCGTTATCTTCAGATGAGGAAAAAACCACATTTGCCATGCTTTGCCTGATTGCCATTGTCGGAAGCCGCACTGCCAGCCGTTGTCGGCAGAAGTACAAAACGGTTGAGCATGTCAAATCGCTGTATCTGCTAATGCACACATACATACGTATTGCAGAAGACATTGACCGTGCAGGAAAAGGAGTCTATTCGCCAGGACTTAGGGACGATGCCCAGAATGCTCGTGATGGGCTTTTAGCCTTTATCCGAGAGACGCCTGGGAAGGAATCATTCCTAGCATTGCAGGAAATCGCACAGGCCCACCCTGCGGAGCGACTACGTCCCTGGAGCGCATTCTACGCTCAGCAGAAGGCTACGGCCGACTCCCAGACTCCTCCATGGGAACCATCGAAGGTCGTCGAATTTCACAAATCGCTGGAAAGCACGCCATCCACCAACCGTGATCTCTGGAATCTGGCAATCGATCGTCTTCTGGACTTAAAGCACGATTTAGAAGATAGCGACTCCAGCTACGCAGAAATTTTGCTCCAGACAAATCAGGAGACGTCCATTCGGAAGTTCATCGGTAAATGGCTGAGGGATCATGCTGCGGGACGCTACGTCGTGCCGCAGGAAGAGCAGCTTGCCGATGACAAGCGCCCTGATTATCGATTCCAAAACAGTCAGTACTACGCGCCCGTGCCTGTCGAACTTAAGCTTTCGCAGAACTGGAGCGGCCCCGGGCATTTCGAACGACTTGAGAACCAACTCTGCGGGGATTACCTCCGTGACATAAGCTCAAGCTGCGGCATCTTTTTGCTGGTGAACCATGGAGGTCAGGCCGCGTGGGAGACGCCCACCAAAGGCCGGGTCGGGTTTAATGATCTAGTAATCGCATTGCAAGAGCACTGGCTGGCCATCGCATCGAAGTTTCCTAACGTTGAGGACATCAAGGTCATCGGCATAGACCTCACCAAGCGAGGAGGAGCGGCCGCGATCAAAGCCATCGAGGCGAATCAGGTGGCGGCTGATCAGAGCGATGGAGAATGA
- a CDS encoding nuclear transport factor 2 family protein, whose translation MKKMKVLIGFLCLFSGYVAATPSSAEKDVAQAVDHLTQAMLKKNIPELNALTAENLTYGHSSGKIQNKQEYIADIETGRSAFKTLEMQNQSITLSGDVALVRNHFSAQALKGTEVIPTEIENFQIWQKQKGKWLLVGRQAFKF comes from the coding sequence ATGAAAAAAATGAAAGTGCTGATTGGCTTTCTGTGCCTGTTCAGTGGCTACGTCGCGGCCACCCCTTCATCCGCTGAGAAAGATGTGGCGCAGGCCGTCGACCACCTGACCCAAGCCATGTTGAAAAAGAACATTCCCGAACTGAACGCTCTGACCGCCGAGAACCTGACCTACGGGCATTCCAGCGGGAAGATCCAGAACAAACAGGAATACATCGCCGACATCGAGACCGGCCGAAGCGCCTTCAAAACCCTGGAAATGCAAAACCAGAGCATCACCCTGTCCGGTGATGTTGCCCTGGTTCGCAACCATTTCTCGGCACAGGCGCTGAAAGGCACTGAAGTGATTCCAACCGAAATCGAGAACTTCCAGATCTGGCAGAAGCAGAAAGGCAAATGGCTGCTGGTTGGGCGCCAGGCGTTCAAGTTCTGA
- a CDS encoding methyl-accepting chemotaxis protein has product MAAAASEMTASIEDITRHAERALNMANQAEALAKDGGRVIHQVVNDMGGIARSAQQSAQVIRTLDKESEGIFSIIQVIKGIADQTNLLALNAAIEAARAGEQGRGFAVVADEVRSLAGRTSASTQEIATMVARIQQSTREAVTSMEAGVAQVDKGMAVTADVERAIREILEATLNTTQLVNDISRTIGEQSLASNEIAHQVEMIAGMSEGNSKVIGQTASTTDDLSALAGKLSQSVDRFRL; this is encoded by the coding sequence ATGGCCGCCGCCGCGAGTGAAATGACCGCAAGCATCGAGGACATCACTCGCCACGCCGAGCGCGCGCTGAACATGGCTAACCAGGCCGAGGCACTGGCCAAGGATGGCGGTCGGGTGATCCATCAGGTGGTCAACGACATGGGCGGGATTGCGCGATCAGCCCAACAGTCGGCCCAGGTCATCCGCACGCTGGACAAGGAATCCGAGGGCATTTTCAGCATCATCCAGGTGATCAAGGGCATTGCCGATCAAACCAACCTGCTGGCGCTGAACGCCGCCATCGAGGCCGCGCGTGCCGGGGAGCAGGGCCGCGGCTTTGCCGTGGTGGCCGACGAAGTCCGAAGCCTGGCGGGGCGTACCAGCGCCTCCACCCAGGAAATCGCCACCATGGTTGCGCGCATCCAGCAAAGTACCCGTGAGGCGGTCACCAGCATGGAGGCGGGCGTGGCCCAGGTCGACAAAGGCATGGCCGTGACCGCCGACGTCGAACGCGCCATCCGCGAAATCCTCGAGGCCACGCTGAACACCACGCAACTGGTGAACGACATCTCCCGCACGATCGGCGAGCAGAGCCTGGCCAGCAATGAAATCGCGCACCAGGTGGAGATGATTGCGGGCATGTCCGAAGGGAACAGCAAGGTCATTGGCCAGACGGCTTCGACCACGGATGATTTGTCGGCGTTGGCGGGCAAGTTGTCGCAGTCGGTGGATCGGTTCAGGCTGTGA
- a CDS encoding restriction endonuclease, with product MHTKAKHWNDKAPVNNIFEQLIDGIEAANANLGMVITSGTIAESAVKAAEEYAEATGIQIELVDGDQFAKLLIEQGIGKW from the coding sequence ATACACACAAAAGCCAAACACTGGAATGACAAAGCCCCAGTGAACAACATCTTCGAGCAGCTAATCGACGGTATAGAGGCGGCGAACGCCAATCTAGGGATGGTTATCACGTCCGGCACAATTGCGGAAAGCGCTGTAAAGGCGGCCGAGGAATACGCCGAAGCTACGGGGATTCAGATCGAACTGGTCGATGGTGATCAGTTCGCGAAGCTTCTGATCGAGCAAGGCATTGGGAAGTGGTGA
- a CDS encoding DNA methylase: MSKTISASDLGIHLKKDDESALFKWFIASFLMGKRIQAEIAAQAYRVIVEKHGRDSAQKFASCSHRELVVMLGEARYVRYDETTATRLLGLSKKLRDEYAGKIGHIREVSDDRQAFEQRLREFDGVGPKTVEIFMRDAAGVLY; this comes from the coding sequence ATGAGCAAGACGATCAGCGCGAGCGATCTCGGAATCCATTTGAAAAAGGATGACGAAAGCGCCTTGTTCAAATGGTTTATCGCCAGCTTCCTGATGGGCAAACGCATCCAGGCTGAAATCGCCGCGCAGGCCTATCGCGTCATCGTGGAAAAGCATGGTCGCGACAGTGCGCAAAAGTTTGCAAGCTGTAGCCATCGCGAACTGGTGGTGATGTTGGGTGAAGCCCGTTACGTGCGTTATGACGAGACTACCGCCACGCGTTTGTTGGGCTTGAGTAAAAAGCTTCGTGACGAGTACGCCGGGAAGATTGGCCACATCCGCGAGGTCAGCGATGATCGCCAGGCCTTTGAACAGCGCTTGCGCGAGTTCGACGGCGTAGGGCCGAAGACGGTGGAGATATTCATGCGCGATGCCGCCGGGGTGCTCTATTGA
- a CDS encoding antitoxin Xre-like helix-turn-helix domain-containing protein — protein sequence MKSVTSSSETAVLGKAFFQAGEELGLDDTELSAVLGEQVSTMLRLRHGHELLQPGTEAWSRALLFVELYQSLLALVGTEQNAKVWLSSKNRGLSGRPRDLIACRTGLE from the coding sequence ATGAAATCAGTCACATCGAGCTCTGAAACCGCTGTACTTGGCAAAGCATTTTTCCAAGCTGGCGAAGAGCTGGGGCTTGATGACACAGAACTATCAGCTGTCTTGGGCGAGCAGGTTTCCACGATGCTGCGTCTACGTCACGGCCATGAACTGCTTCAACCGGGTACTGAAGCGTGGAGCCGGGCCTTGCTTTTCGTCGAGTTGTATCAGTCACTGCTCGCGCTTGTAGGAACCGAGCAAAATGCAAAGGTTTGGCTAAGCAGCAAGAATCGTGGTCTGAGTGGTCGACCACGTGATCTCATCGCATGCCGAACGGGACTGGAGTAG